Genomic window (Luteibacter yeojuensis):
TGCTCGTGCGGGCGCTTAGTGGCGAGGCCGCTGGCGGTCAGGCGTTGCGATTCGAGCCCGAGAGCACATCCACCCACACGGCCAGCACCAGGATCACGCCCTTGATGATCATCTGCCAGGAATTGTCCACGTCCATCAGCTGCATGCCGCTGTCGAGGCTGGCCATCACCAGGGCGCCGATCAGCGCGCCGTAGACCGTGCCGGAACCGCCGCGCATCGAGGTGCCGCCGATGAAGCAGGCCGAGATGGCGTCGAGTTCCCCGCCCGTGCCCGCCGAGGGCGAACCGGAGCCCGTGCGCGCCACCGTGATGATGCCCGCGAAGGCGCACATGAGGCCCATCAGCGCGAAGACCACCAGCTTCACCCGCGCGACGTTCACGCCGGACAGCCGCGTCGCCTCCATGTTGCCGCCCACCGCGTAGATGTGGCGGCCGAACACGGTCTGCGTCGACACGTAGGTGAACGCGGCGAGCAGGCCGAGCAGGATCATCACCGGGATGGGGATCCCGTTCGCATCGTTGAGCATGCGGATGAAGCCCGCGATGAACGCGCCGATGGCCACCAGCCGCGCCACGTCGATCCACAGCGCGGCCTGCTGCAGCCCCAGCTTCGAGCGGCGCATGCGGCGTCGCATGGTGATCCCCACCATGACGAGGAAGATCACGCCGCCGATCCAGCGCGACAGCGCCTGCGGCACGAAGCCCTGCCCCAGCGCGACGAGGTCGTCGGGCACGGGCGCGATCGTCGCGCTGCCGGTGATGTTCAGCACGATGCCGCGAAAGGCGAGCATGCCACCGAGGCCGACGATGAACGATGGCACGCGCATCTTCGTCACGACGAAGCCGTTGAACGCGCCGAGGAGCAGGCCGAGGACGAGCACCGCGCCGATGGCGGACCAGGTACCCCAGCCTTCGTTCACGGTGAGGATCGCCACCACGCCACCCAGCAAACCGAGCAACGAACCGACGGACAGGTCGATCTCGCCGGCGATGATGACGAACACCATGCCGCAGGCGAGCATGCCGGTGATCGCCATCTGCCGGAACAGGTTGGAGAGATTGCCGGGCGTGATGAAGGTCGAGTCGGTCTTCACGTGGAAGAACACCCAGATGATCGCCACGGCGATGAGCAGCGCGAGGATCTTGTAGCGGACGAACAGTTGCTGGACTTTCTGTGCCTGCATGGAAAGGCTTCCCTGGTGAAGCGGTGGACGGACAGAGATCAGGCCGCGTGGGCGGGCCCTTCCGCGGCGTGCGAAATGGCGGCGGCGAGCACCTGTTCCTGGGTGAGACCCATGCTGGGGAAATCGCCCCGCAACCTGCCCTCCCCCACGACGAGCACGCGATCGCTGACACCGAGCACCTCCGGCATCTCAGACGAGACCATGACGATGGCCACACCCTTGGAGGCCAGTTCGAACATCAGCGTGTAGATGTCGTATTTGGAACCGACGTCGACGCCCCGCGTGGGCTCGTCGAGGATCAGCACCTTCGGCTTCGGCAGCAGCATCTTCGTCAGAACGGCCTTCTGCTGGTTGCCGCCCGACAGCCCGACGATCGGCAGTTCCGGGCTGGCCGTTTTCACGCGGAGGCGTTTTATCTCCGCTTCCACGGTCTGCATTTCCGCCTGGCGGTCGATCTGCCCCGCGTGGGCGTAGTGCGAGAGCGTGGCGAGCGTGATGTTGTCGCCGACGCCGAGCAGGGGCACGATGCCCTGGCGCTTACGGTCTTCCGGCACGAGCGACAGGCCCGCCTTGATCGCCTGCTCGGGGCTGCGCACCTTGATCGGCCTGCCTTCCAGAACCAGTTCCGCTTCGTAGCGCCCCGGATAGGCGCCGAAGATCGCCGACACGAGTTCGGTACGGCCGGCGCCGACGAGCCCCGCGATGCCGAGGATCTCGCCCCGCCGCACATGGAAGGAGATATCGTCCACCCGCTTCCGCGCCGGGTTGGCGACGTCCCAGCAGGTGACATGGCGCGCCTCGAACACCACCTCGCCGATGTCGTGATCCACCTTCGGGAACAGGTTCTCGATGTCGCGCCCGACCATCGCCGTGATGATGGAGTGCGTGGTCATCTCCGCCATCGGCTTCGTGAGGATATGCTTGCCGTCGCGAATCACGGTGACGGTGTCGCAGACCCGCGCCACCTCCTCGAGCTTGTGCGAGATGTAGACGCAGGCGACGCCGTCGCGCTTCAGGTCCTCGATGATCGACAGCAACGTATCGGTTTCGGCCGAGGTGAGCGACGAGGACGGTTCGTCGAGGATCAGAAGGCGAGCGTTCTTTGCCAGCGCCTTGGCGATCTCGAACAGCTGCTGGTAGCCGCCGCCGTAGTTCATCACCGGTGCGGCGACGTTCACGTCCTTCAGCTTCAGGCGGGCCAGCAGCGCCTCCGCCTTGGCGAACATGGCGTCGTAGTCCATGAGGCCGCCGAACCGGCGGATCTCGTTGCCCAGGAAGATGTTCTCCGCCACGGACAGCTGTGGCACCAGCATCAGCTCCTGATGGATGATGACGATGCCGGCGTCTTCGCTGTCGCGCACCGAGTACGCCTTCAGCGGCCTGCCGTCGAACAGGATCTCGCCTTCCCAGGTGCCGTAGGGGTACACCCCGGAGAGCACCTTCATGAGGGTGGATTTGCCCGCGCCGTTCTCGCCGCAGAGGCCCACGCACTCGCCCGGCCGCACGGCCAGGTCGATGCCGTTGAGCGCACGCACGCCGGAGAACTCCTTGACGATGCGGCGCATCTCGAACAGGTAATCGCTCATGACAACGGGATCAGGGGCCGACCTGGGCCTGGGTGTAGAAGCCGTCCTTCACCACGAGGTCGACGTTCTGCTTCGTCAGCGCGGTGGGCTCCAGCAGGATCGTGTCGACGTCCTTCTTCCCGTTGTTCATCTTCGAGGTGAAGGTGGGCGTGCCACCCTTGGCCATCTCCACCGCGAGGTTGGCGGCATCGGTGGCGATGGTCTTGATCGGCTTGTACACCGTCATCGTCTGCGTTCCCGCCTTGATCCGCTTGATGGCGGCGAGGTCGGCGTCCTGCCCCGACACGGCGACCTTGCCGGCGAGCTTCTGGCCGTTGAGCGCGGCGATGGCGCCGCCGGCGGTGCCGTCGTTGGAGGCGACGATGCCCTGGATGTTGTTCCTGTTCGCGGTGAGGGCGTTCTCGATGATCGACTGGGCATTCGAAGCCAGCCATTCGTTCGTCCACTGCTGGCCGACGATCTTGATGTCGCCCTTGTCGACCAGCGGCTTCAGGACCTTCATCTGGCCTTGGCGCAGGATCTTCGCATTGTTGTCGGTGGGCGCGCCGCCGAGCAGGAAGTAATTGCCCTTGGGCGCGGCGTTGACGACGCCCTGCGCCTGCATCTGACCGACCTTGTCGTTGTCGAAGGAGATGTAGGCGTCGACGTCGGCATTGAGGATGAGGCGGTCATAGGAAATCACCTTGATGCCCGCGCGCTTCGCCTCGGCCACCACGGTGGTGAGCGTCTTCGCGTTGAACGGCACGATGACGATCACGTCGACCTTGCGCGAGATCAGGTTCTCGATCTGCTGGATCTGCTTCTGCTCGTTGGCATCGGCGGACTGCACGGAAACGGTGGCACCCTTGGCCTCGGCCGCGGCCTTGAAATAGTCGCGGTCGCGCGTCCACCGCTCGACGCGGAGGTCGTCGATGGAAAAGCCGATCGATGGCTTCTCCTTGCTCGCATGCGCCTGCGGCGCCGCGAGGATACCGGCACCGATCAGGGACACGGCCAGCAGGGTATGCAGGGGCTTCTGTTTCATGTGCTTCTCCATCCGGTCATGGCATCGCCCTGAGGGCGGGGCGGACATCGTCGCCTGCGGCGGCGTCGACATACAGGGGTTTCAGTTGCTCGTAAGAGCGGCGGAACAAAGGGTGGCGCGTTTGCAGGAAATAAGCATGACGCGCCGCATCGGGCTCGAACGCGGCGGTGACGGCGGGCATCCGGCACACGTCGTCGAGCGAGGCATCCGGCTCCGCCGCGAGACGGCCGAGACGTGCGGCGCCCAGCGCGGGCCCCACCTCGCTGCCACTGCGCAGTACGAGCCGCTTGCCGAGGATGTCGGCGAGCATCTGCGTCCAGTAGGCGCTGCGCGAACCGCCGCCGATGACGGTGATTTCTTCGGCGACGAGTCCCGTCGACTCCACGGCCAGCAGTCCGTCGAGAAGGCCGAGGCCGACGCCTTCGAGCGTCGCGTTCGCGAGGTCGGCACGGTCGGTGTCGGGACCCAGCTGGGTGAACGAAGCACGGGCGCGCGGGTCGTTGTGCGGCGTGCGCTCCCCGGTGAGGTAGGGCAGGAACACGGGACCATGGGTCGCCAGTCCGCGCGCCTCGGCTTCGGCGAGCAGCGCGGGCACGTCGGGCAATCCGGTGAGCCGTGCCGTGAAGTCGAGGCAGGCGGCCGCGTTGAGCATCACCGACATCAGGTGCCAGGTATCGGGCAGCGCATGGCAGAAGGCGTGCACCGCTTGTTCGGGACTCGCGCGGAAACCATCGGACACGGCGAAGTACACGCCCGAGGTTCCCAGCGAGAGCATCGCCTGTCCGTGACGCACGATGCCCACGCCGACCGCACCCGCCGCGTTGTCGCCGCCGCCGCCGGCCACGGGAACCTCGTTCATGCCCCAGCGTTCCGCCAGCTCGCGGCGCAGGTGCCCGGCAGGCTGGCTGCCTTCGAACACCTGCGGCATGTGCGAGCGGTCGAGTCCCGTGGCGGCGAGCATCGCGTCGCTCCATCGACGGTTCTTCACGTCCAGCCATAACGTGCCCGCCGCATCCGAGGCGTCGGTCATGTACTCGCCGGTGAGGCGCAGGCGGAGGTAATCCTTGGGCAGCAAGACTTTCGCGACGCGGTCGAACACCTGGCGTTCGTGCCTGCGCACCCAGGCGAGCTTCGGCGCGGTGAAACCGGGCATCGCAAGATTGCCCGTCGTCGCGCGAAAGCCGGGGACGCGTTCCAGTTCGGCGCACTCGAGGTCGGCACGGCCGTCGTTCCAGAGAATGGCGGGCCGCAGGACGTTGTCGGAGTCATCGAGCAGCGTGGCGCCGTGCATCTGCCCCGAAAGCCCGATCGCCGCCACGCGACGCGCGTCCACCTGCTTGAGGATTTTCTCTACCGCGGCTTCCGTCGCCGTCCACCACGCAGCCGGATCCTGCTCCGACCAGCGCGGTCGCGGATGGGAGACGTCGAGCGGGCTGGAAGCGTTGGCGCGCACGGCTCCCGCCTCGTCCATGAGGACCACCTTTACCGATGATGTGCCCAGGTCGATGCCCAGGTACAGACGCGCCGATGCATCCATGTCGTATCTCATTCACCCGTAGATATAGCGGTTGACGATGTTTTCGAGCAACTCCTGTCCACCCGAAACGTGCCTCGGGCGGAAATCGTGCGCCAAGGCATCGTCCGCGAGCGAGGCCAGGGTGTATCCGCCTTGTAGAATCGTGCTGCCGAATTCACCGTCCCAGCCCGCATAACGTTTCGCCTTGAAGTCGGCCAGGGCGTCGCGCTCGATCATCCGCGCGGCGCGCTCGAGGGCAAGCGCCAACGCGTCGATCGCACCGATGTGTCCATGGAAGAGGTCCTCGGGCGCACTGCTCTGCCGGCGTACCTTGGTGTCGAAGTTGAAACCGCCCGTGCCGAAGCCGCCGGACTTCAGGATTTCGTAAGTGACCAGCGTCAGCTCCTCCACGCTGTTGGGGAACTGGTCGGTATCCCACCCGTTCTGCGGATCGCCGCGGTTGGCGTCGATCGAGCCGAACAGGCCCAGCGAGATCGACGTCGCCACCTCGTGGTGGAACGAATGACCGGCCAGCGTGGCATGGTTGGCCTCGAGGTTCGTCTTCACCTCGTTCTCCAGCCCGAACTCCTTCAGGAAGCCGTAGACGGTGGCCGCGTCATAGTCGTACTGGTGCTTGGTGGGCTCCTGCGGTTTCGGCTCGATGAGGATCGTGCCCTTGAAACCGATCCTATGCTTGTGCTCGATCACCATCTTGAAGAATCGCCCGAGCTGTTCGCGCTCGCGCTTCAGGTCGGTGTTGAGGAGGGTGTCGTAACCCTCGCGCCCGCCCCAAAGTACGTAGTTGGCGCCACCCAGGCGATGCGTGGCTTCCATGGCATGGCGCACCTGCGTG
Coding sequences:
- a CDS encoding sugar ABC transporter permease, encoding MQAQKVQQLFVRYKILALLIAVAIIWVFFHVKTDSTFITPGNLSNLFRQMAITGMLACGMVFVIIAGEIDLSVGSLLGLLGGVVAILTVNEGWGTWSAIGAVLVLGLLLGAFNGFVVTKMRVPSFIVGLGGMLAFRGIVLNITGSATIAPVPDDLVALGQGFVPQALSRWIGGVIFLVMVGITMRRRMRRSKLGLQQAALWIDVARLVAIGAFIAGFIRMLNDANGIPIPVMILLGLLAAFTYVSTQTVFGRHIYAVGGNMEATRLSGVNVARVKLVVFALMGLMCAFAGIITVARTGSGSPSAGTGGELDAISACFIGGTSMRGGSGTVYGALIGALVMASLDSGMQLMDVDNSWQMIIKGVILVLAVWVDVLSGSNRNA
- a CDS encoding xylose ABC transporter ATP-binding protein, with the translated sequence MSDYLFEMRRIVKEFSGVRALNGIDLAVRPGECVGLCGENGAGKSTLMKVLSGVYPYGTWEGEILFDGRPLKAYSVRDSEDAGIVIIHQELMLVPQLSVAENIFLGNEIRRFGGLMDYDAMFAKAEALLARLKLKDVNVAAPVMNYGGGYQQLFEIAKALAKNARLLILDEPSSSLTSAETDTLLSIIEDLKRDGVACVYISHKLEEVARVCDTVTVIRDGKHILTKPMAEMTTHSIITAMVGRDIENLFPKVDHDIGEVVFEARHVTCWDVANPARKRVDDISFHVRRGEILGIAGLVGAGRTELVSAIFGAYPGRYEAELVLEGRPIKVRSPEQAIKAGLSLVPEDRKRQGIVPLLGVGDNITLATLSHYAHAGQIDRQAEMQTVEAEIKRLRVKTASPELPIVGLSGGNQQKAVLTKMLLPKPKVLILDEPTRGVDVGSKYDIYTLMFELASKGVAIVMVSSEMPEVLGVSDRVLVVGEGRLRGDFPSMGLTQEQVLAAAISHAAEGPAHAA
- the xylF gene encoding D-xylose ABC transporter substrate-binding protein — encoded protein: MKQKPLHTLLAVSLIGAGILAAPQAHASKEKPSIGFSIDDLRVERWTRDRDYFKAAAEAKGATVSVQSADANEQKQIQQIENLISRKVDVIVIVPFNAKTLTTVVAEAKRAGIKVISYDRLILNADVDAYISFDNDKVGQMQAQGVVNAAPKGNYFLLGGAPTDNNAKILRQGQMKVLKPLVDKGDIKIVGQQWTNEWLASNAQSIIENALTANRNNIQGIVASNDGTAGGAIAALNGQKLAGKVAVSGQDADLAAIKRIKAGTQTMTVYKPIKTIATDAANLAVEMAKGGTPTFTSKMNNGKKDVDTILLEPTALTKQNVDLVVKDGFYTQAQVGP
- the xylB gene encoding xylulokinase, translated to MDASARLYLGIDLGTSSVKVVLMDEAGAVRANASSPLDVSHPRPRWSEQDPAAWWTATEAAVEKILKQVDARRVAAIGLSGQMHGATLLDDSDNVLRPAILWNDGRADLECAELERVPGFRATTGNLAMPGFTAPKLAWVRRHERQVFDRVAKVLLPKDYLRLRLTGEYMTDASDAAGTLWLDVKNRRWSDAMLAATGLDRSHMPQVFEGSQPAGHLRRELAERWGMNEVPVAGGGGDNAAGAVGVGIVRHGQAMLSLGTSGVYFAVSDGFRASPEQAVHAFCHALPDTWHLMSVMLNAAACLDFTARLTGLPDVPALLAEAEARGLATHGPVFLPYLTGERTPHNDPRARASFTQLGPDTDRADLANATLEGVGLGLLDGLLAVESTGLVAEEITVIGGGSRSAYWTQMLADILGKRLVLRSGSEVGPALGAARLGRLAAEPDASLDDVCRMPAVTAAFEPDAARHAYFLQTRHPLFRRSYEQLKPLYVDAAAGDDVRPALRAMP
- the xylA gene encoding xylose isomerase, which gives rise to MSYFSNVPKIRYEGPGSDNPLAFHHYDPDKRVLGKRMEDHLRLASCYWHTFVWPGSDVFGAGTFARPWQQPGDPMARAREKTDAAFDFFSRLGTPFYTFHDTDVAPEGDGLADYVNNVAAMVDVLEKKQAETGIKLLWGTANLFSHPRYAAGAATNPQPEVFAYAATQVRHAMEATHRLGGANYVLWGGREGYDTLLNTDLKREREQLGRFFKMVIEHKHRIGFKGTILIEPKPQEPTKHQYDYDAATVYGFLKEFGLENEVKTNLEANHATLAGHSFHHEVATSISLGLFGSIDANRGDPQNGWDTDQFPNSVEELTLVTYEILKSGGFGTGGFNFDTKVRRQSSAPEDLFHGHIGAIDALALALERAARMIERDALADFKAKRYAGWDGEFGSTILQGGYTLASLADDALAHDFRPRHVSGGQELLENIVNRYIYG